In the genome of Desulfovibrio desulfuricans, one region contains:
- a CDS encoding UxaA family hydrolase, with protein sequence MQQTFMAYRRENGRVGIRNHVIILPLDDLSNAACEAVANNVKGTLALPHAYGRLQFGEDLDLHFRTLIGVGSNPNVAAVIVIGIEPQWTKRVVDGIAKTGKPVEGFAIEQHGDLETICSASRKAKEFMHFATELQRTECKVNELWVSTKCGESDTTSGIAANPTVGNAFDKLWEKGATTLFGETTEITGGEHLVMERCANDEVRAKFKGFFDRYAKVVDDHKTDDLSDSQPTKGNIEGGLTTIEEKALGNVQKIGRKAPVIGCLDKAEMPTGPGLWFMDSSSAAAEMVTLCAASGFVVHFFPTGQGNIIGNPILPVIKLSANPRTVRTMSEHIDVDVSGILRREINLDAAGDKLLEMMFRTCNGRNTSAEVLGHREFIMTRLYESA encoded by the coding sequence ATGCAACAGACATTTATGGCCTATCGCCGCGAAAATGGCCGCGTGGGCATCCGTAACCACGTTATCATTCTGCCCCTGGACGATCTTTCCAACGCCGCTTGCGAAGCGGTAGCCAACAACGTCAAGGGCACCCTGGCTCTTCCCCACGCTTATGGCCGCCTTCAGTTCGGCGAAGACCTTGACCTGCATTTCCGCACGCTGATCGGCGTGGGCTCCAACCCCAACGTTGCCGCCGTTATCGTTATCGGCATTGAGCCCCAGTGGACCAAGCGCGTGGTAGACGGTATCGCCAAGACCGGCAAGCCCGTTGAAGGATTTGCCATCGAACAGCACGGCGACCTTGAAACCATTTGCAGCGCCTCCCGCAAGGCCAAGGAATTCATGCACTTCGCCACCGAACTGCAACGCACCGAATGCAAGGTAAACGAGTTGTGGGTTTCCACCAAGTGCGGTGAATCCGACACCACCTCCGGTATTGCCGCCAACCCCACCGTTGGCAACGCTTTTGACAAACTGTGGGAAAAGGGCGCCACCACCCTCTTTGGTGAAACCACTGAGATCACCGGCGGCGAACATCTGGTTATGGAACGTTGCGCCAACGATGAGGTCCGGGCCAAGTTCAAGGGCTTTTTTGACCGCTACGCCAAGGTTGTGGACGACCACAAAACAGACGATCTCAGCGACTCCCAGCCCACCAAGGGCAACATTGAAGGCGGCCTGACCACCATTGAAGAAAAAGCCCTGGGCAATGTGCAGAAAATTGGCCGCAAAGCCCCTGTTATCGGCTGCCTCGACAAGGCTGAAATGCCCACCGGCCCCGGCTTGTGGTTCATGGATTCTTCTTCCGCCGCTGCTGAAATGGTTACGCTCTGCGCGGCCTCCGGTTTTGTGGTGCACTTTTTCCCCACGGGCCAGGGCAACATCATCGGCAATCCCATTCTGCCGGTGATTAAACTTTCGGCCAACCCCCGTACCGTGCGCACCATGAGCGAGCACATCGATGTTGACGTTTCCGGTATTCTGCGCCGCGAAATCAACCTTGATGCCGCTGGCGACAAGCTGCTTGAAATGATGTTCCGCACCTGCAATGGACGCAATACATCCGCTGAAGTTCTGGGACACAGAGAATTCATTATGACCCGTTTGTACGAAAGCGCCTAA
- a CDS encoding tripartite tricarboxylate transporter substrate binding protein, whose amino-acid sequence MKFKAILPCLFLALSLISMAAHPVAAAYPDKPVSMIIAFTAGGSSDVQARIMQKYWDKYVKEPWVFVYKPGAGGIIGFTEIAKANPDGYTIGGLNVPHLVLQSLAQRASFNADSFEYIAQVVNDPQCIAVLKSSKFKSFKDIIDAAKASPNAVRVGLVGPLSGHHLMFLEFNKLFPDVKLSRVFYKGAADQNAALLGGEVDLIFGNINDVMRSIDEFNVLNVAAEKRNDFLPDVPTLREQNVNLVSDIRRIFAAPKGTPADKMAFLRETFKKICNDPGYLADMKKAGQPAEYLDGAATAAYIRSVEEKDKALLSEAGLLK is encoded by the coding sequence ATGAAGTTCAAAGCCATTTTACCTTGCCTTTTCCTCGCCCTCTCCCTCATTTCAATGGCTGCCCATCCGGTTGCCGCCGCGTACCCAGACAAACCCGTCAGCATGATCATTGCTTTTACCGCAGGTGGCTCCAGTGATGTTCAAGCACGCATCATGCAAAAGTACTGGGATAAATATGTCAAAGAACCCTGGGTGTTTGTGTATAAACCCGGCGCTGGCGGCATTATCGGCTTTACGGAAATAGCCAAGGCAAACCCTGATGGCTACACCATCGGCGGCCTTAACGTCCCGCATCTCGTACTTCAATCCCTTGCACAGCGCGCCTCTTTCAATGCAGACAGCTTTGAATACATTGCCCAGGTGGTCAACGACCCACAGTGCATCGCCGTGCTTAAGTCAAGTAAGTTCAAGTCGTTCAAGGATATTATTGATGCCGCAAAGGCTTCTCCCAATGCAGTCAGGGTTGGGCTTGTCGGCCCGCTGAGCGGCCATCATCTGATGTTTCTGGAGTTCAACAAACTCTTCCCTGATGTGAAGCTGAGCCGTGTTTTTTATAAAGGAGCCGCTGATCAGAACGCGGCCCTGCTTGGCGGCGAAGTTGATCTGATTTTTGGCAATATCAACGATGTCATGCGCTCCATTGACGAATTTAATGTGCTCAATGTTGCGGCAGAAAAGCGCAATGACTTTTTGCCCGATGTGCCGACCCTGCGTGAACAAAACGTGAATCTTGTTTCTGACATACGGCGCATTTTTGCTGCCCCCAAGGGCACCCCCGCGGACAAAATGGCGTTTTTGCGGGAAACTTTTAAGAAAATCTGCAACGATCCCGGATATCTGGCGGACATGAAAAAAGCCGGCCAACCTGCGGAGTACCTGGATGGAGCTGCCACAGCAGCCTACATCCGATCTGTCGAGGAAAAAGACAAAGCTCTGCTCTCAGAAGCCGGCCTACTCAAATAG